One Myxococcus guangdongensis DNA segment encodes these proteins:
- a CDS encoding endo-1,3-alpha-glucanase family glycosylhydrolase — MHTPWAFPWARLAVSLLVPLLSWSCAGGAPEEQGPSAGDTPQGEAPSAPMEAGSLGTDADALATVLVASGATWRYLDTGVDLGTGWTAPGYGDSAWASGASPLGYAETDLATTVSFGSNTASKHITTYFRHTFTVTDVASVRELLLRLQRDDGAIVYLNGVEVLRSNLPSGTVGHRTLAPATVSLPVEEQTWHTQALDTAALRTGSNVLAVELHQSAANTSDARFDLDLSATVVPAPSPLSQCYPFDMPSTGVLRAAPKKVFGFYYAIFPISIDNKAPAEDHWTSWLTPEARGGEYANIGGLMRDRPLPRAPWTDSAWRQRDFEVEVRRAIAAGMDGFIYEHPYRVSSDTRNNQLTTMLAAAAAVDPEFRIVLSPDFPTEATGTTDGLVSMIASVANHPSVHKLDGAIVLASFNPERKSVAWWTEVKTRLASQGIQVTYWPLLAYTGDVTKYAEWNTLVTGFSTWGERTAQSGEAMRRWSVESHRRGKKWMSPVAFEDVRHKLTDSENSSRVYWEAQNSLTFRTQFEKAMEGDADWVTLLTLTDYGESWMTASQERGYVIMDWIAYYTTWFKTGQRPTIVRDTLYYTHRRHRTDAPFDATKQTARAMKLRGGVAASNQVELLAFLKEPGRLVITQGMDVRTLDVASAGVTAFQAPLVPGTTPVFELQRNGVTVQRLQSATPVVAQTVYQDFMYHAGGGRSCTRP, encoded by the coding sequence ATGCACACACCCTGGGCTTTCCCCTGGGCACGGCTCGCCGTGTCCCTGCTGGTGCCGTTGCTCTCGTGGTCCTGCGCGGGTGGAGCACCGGAGGAGCAGGGCCCCTCCGCGGGCGACACACCCCAGGGCGAGGCCCCCTCGGCGCCCATGGAGGCGGGCTCGCTCGGGACGGACGCTGACGCGCTGGCGACGGTGCTCGTCGCGTCGGGCGCGACGTGGCGCTATCTGGACACGGGCGTGGACCTGGGCACGGGGTGGACGGCGCCGGGCTACGGGGACAGCGCGTGGGCCTCGGGTGCGTCGCCCCTGGGGTACGCGGAGACGGACCTGGCCACGACGGTCTCCTTCGGGAGCAACACGGCCAGCAAGCACATCACCACGTACTTCCGGCACACCTTCACGGTGACGGACGTGGCGTCGGTGCGGGAGCTGCTCCTGCGCTTGCAGCGTGACGACGGCGCCATCGTCTACCTGAATGGCGTGGAGGTGCTCCGCAGCAACCTGCCCTCGGGCACGGTGGGCCATCGCACGTTGGCGCCCGCGACCGTCTCCCTGCCCGTGGAGGAGCAGACGTGGCACACACAGGCCCTCGACACGGCGGCGCTGCGCACGGGCTCCAACGTGCTCGCGGTGGAGTTGCACCAGTCCGCGGCGAACACGTCGGATGCGCGCTTCGACCTGGATCTGAGCGCGACGGTGGTGCCCGCGCCCTCGCCCCTCTCGCAGTGCTATCCGTTCGACATGCCCTCGACGGGCGTGCTGCGCGCGGCGCCGAAGAAGGTCTTCGGCTTCTATTACGCCATCTTCCCCATCTCCATCGACAACAAGGCGCCCGCTGAGGACCACTGGACCAGTTGGTTGACGCCCGAGGCGCGCGGCGGTGAGTACGCGAACATCGGCGGGCTGATGCGTGACCGGCCGCTGCCGCGTGCGCCCTGGACCGACAGCGCGTGGCGACAGCGCGACTTCGAGGTGGAGGTGCGCCGCGCCATCGCCGCTGGCATGGATGGGTTCATCTACGAGCACCCGTACCGCGTCTCGTCCGACACGCGGAACAACCAGCTGACCACGATGCTCGCCGCGGCGGCGGCCGTGGACCCGGAGTTCCGCATCGTCCTCAGTCCTGACTTCCCCACCGAGGCCACGGGCACCACGGACGGCCTGGTGTCGATGATTGCCTCCGTCGCGAACCACCCCTCCGTGCACAAGCTCGACGGCGCCATCGTCCTGGCCAGCTTCAACCCGGAGCGCAAGTCGGTGGCGTGGTGGACGGAGGTGAAGACGCGGCTCGCGTCACAGGGAATCCAGGTCACCTACTGGCCGCTGCTCGCGTACACGGGAGACGTGACGAAGTACGCGGAGTGGAACACCCTGGTGACGGGCTTCTCCACCTGGGGCGAGCGCACCGCGCAGTCCGGAGAGGCGATGCGCCGCTGGAGTGTGGAGTCGCACCGGCGCGGCAAGAAGTGGATGTCTCCCGTCGCGTTCGAGGACGTGCGCCACAAGCTCACCGACAGCGAGAACAGCAGCCGCGTGTACTGGGAGGCGCAGAACAGCCTGACGTTCCGCACGCAGTTCGAGAAGGCGATGGAAGGCGACGCGGACTGGGTGACGCTGCTGACGCTGACGGACTACGGCGAGTCGTGGATGACGGCGTCGCAGGAGCGTGGCTACGTCATCATGGATTGGATTGCGTACTACACCACCTGGTTCAAGACGGGGCAGCGGCCCACCATCGTCCGCGACACGCTCTATTACACGCACCGCCGGCACCGCACCGACGCGCCCTTCGATGCCACGAAGCAGACGGCGCGCGCCATGAAGCTGCGTGGCGGCGTGGCCGCATCCAATCAGGTGGAGTTGCTCGCGTTCCTCAAGGAGCCGGGCAGGCTGGTCATCACGCAAGGAATGGATGTGCGCACGCTGGATGTGGCGAGCGCGGGCGTGACGGCCTTCCAGGCGCCGCTCGTTCCCGGCACCACGCCCGTGTTCGAGCTCCAGCGCAACGGCGTGACGGTGCAGCGGCTCCAGAGCGCCACGCCTGTCGTCGCGCAAACCGTTTATCAGGACTTCATGTATCACGCGGGCGGTGGACGCTCCTGCACGAGGCCTTGA
- a CDS encoding WG repeat-containing protein: MSATRYGFIDMKGELVIPSPHGSPFNFNEGMARMPMGGSWAFIDVKGETKLTVKRAFSGFNDGMALTDEGFIDPSGKVVLPVAFKANYTKYVIAGASYANVGRFDSGLAPVMRSGAKASDGYINHQGEVVLDGFGGGLARTFFKGKALVSLKKPPKGETSRLIDPKGTCLATYSFESMGTTFMDGLVVVVQGEKLGFVNEAGEWVLEPVFPAWDRGLSECWFNEGLARVQVKGRYGFIDKKGAHVIEPRFEAVNGGFSEGLAAVKEGGLFGYIHPDGSWALTPRFASAQPFTHERAVVLPAA; this comes from the coding sequence ATGTCCGCCACACGCTACGGCTTCATCGACATGAAGGGGGAGCTGGTCATCCCCAGTCCTCATGGCTCGCCCTTCAACTTCAACGAGGGGATGGCCCGCATGCCCATGGGCGGAAGCTGGGCCTTCATCGACGTGAAGGGGGAGACGAAGTTGACGGTGAAGCGCGCCTTCTCGGGCTTCAACGATGGGATGGCGCTGACGGACGAGGGCTTCATCGACCCGAGCGGGAAGGTCGTGCTGCCGGTGGCGTTCAAGGCGAACTACACCAAGTACGTCATCGCGGGGGCCTCGTACGCGAACGTGGGGCGCTTCGACTCGGGGCTCGCGCCGGTGATGCGCTCCGGAGCGAAGGCCTCGGATGGCTACATCAACCACCAAGGCGAGGTGGTGCTGGACGGCTTCGGTGGTGGACTGGCCCGAACCTTCTTCAAGGGCAAGGCGCTCGTCAGCCTCAAGAAGCCACCCAAGGGCGAGACGTCGCGCCTCATCGACCCGAAGGGAACGTGCCTCGCGACCTATTCGTTCGAGTCGATGGGCACCACGTTCATGGATGGGCTCGTGGTGGTGGTGCAGGGCGAGAAGCTCGGCTTCGTGAACGAGGCGGGCGAGTGGGTGCTGGAGCCCGTGTTCCCAGCTTGGGACCGAGGACTGTCCGAGTGCTGGTTCAACGAGGGACTGGCCCGGGTGCAGGTGAAGGGGCGCTATGGCTTCATCGACAAGAAGGGGGCCCACGTCATCGAGCCCCGCTTCGAGGCGGTGAACGGCGGGTTCTCGGAAGGACTGGCCGCCGTGAAGGAAGGCGGCCTGTTCGGCTACATCCATCCGGATGGGAGCTGGGCGCTGACGCCTCGCTTCGCGTCGGCCCAGCCCTTCACCCACGAACGGGCCGTCGTGCTGCCCGCCGCGTGA
- a CDS encoding DUF6268 family outer membrane beta-barrel protein: protein MTRAVRWAPLQQVLLACVLVFAGAVSAQTTEDRAYVGITVARGTRIGSQGGRLEDRRQLDLRLPLPPLFLGKTVVLPSFGYETRFMGMEQRGPLADVSEEDLSRRFHRFSLGLTVIRPLAPRWMLISGVSANPRTDFKSSFDVGLDTSWAGFAMANYLIGGDPDVRLTFGLVAIYPFDATPVVPMVAFTYRKGPYILELGLPRLTAMLKVGDGLELGLTGMFDQQVFRTRLPEGSQDLAARYVRETALRAGPTVNTRLGGSSLWLSTSLGLDFLNDYALLDRNRDRVELGMLQSTGPAPYLRVSLGWRPPKRAAASARPTGDSLSGMPPAKGNTSPLIR from the coding sequence GTGACCAGGGCTGTGCGCTGGGCGCCCCTTCAACAGGTGCTGCTCGCCTGCGTGCTCGTCTTCGCCGGTGCGGTCTCCGCGCAGACGACGGAGGACCGGGCCTATGTCGGCATCACCGTCGCGCGAGGGACTCGCATCGGCTCGCAGGGCGGCCGGTTGGAGGACAGGCGGCAGTTGGATCTCCGCCTGCCGCTGCCGCCCCTCTTCCTGGGGAAGACGGTGGTGTTGCCCTCGTTCGGGTACGAGACGCGCTTCATGGGGATGGAGCAGCGCGGCCCGCTCGCGGATGTGTCCGAGGAGGACCTGAGCCGACGCTTCCATCGCTTCAGCCTGGGGCTCACGGTGATTCGTCCGCTGGCGCCCCGGTGGATGCTCATCTCGGGCGTGTCCGCGAATCCACGCACGGACTTCAAGAGCTCGTTCGACGTCGGCCTGGACACGTCGTGGGCGGGCTTCGCGATGGCGAACTACCTGATTGGCGGAGACCCGGACGTGCGGCTCACCTTCGGGCTCGTCGCCATCTATCCGTTCGACGCCACGCCCGTCGTGCCCATGGTGGCCTTCACCTATCGCAAGGGGCCGTACATCCTGGAGCTGGGGCTGCCCCGGCTCACCGCGATGCTCAAGGTGGGCGACGGTCTGGAGCTGGGCCTCACTGGCATGTTCGACCAGCAGGTGTTCCGCACGCGCCTGCCCGAGGGCAGCCAGGACCTGGCCGCTCGCTATGTGCGCGAGACGGCGCTGCGCGCGGGCCCCACGGTGAACACGCGCCTGGGTGGCAGCAGCCTGTGGTTGAGCACGTCGCTGGGGCTCGACTTCCTGAATGACTATGCGCTGCTCGACAGGAACCGGGACCGGGTGGAACTGGGGATGCTCCAGTCCACGGGCCCGGCGCCCTACCTGCGGGTGTCGCTCGGGTGGCGGCCCCCGAAGCGGGCCGCGGCGTCCGCGCGTCCGACCGGAGACAGCCTGTCGGGCATGCCTCCGGCGAAGGGCAACACGTCGCCCCTCATCCGATGA